One Malania oleifera isolate guangnan ecotype guangnan chromosome 9, ASM2987363v1, whole genome shotgun sequence DNA segment encodes these proteins:
- the LOC131164248 gene encoding probable transcriptional regulator SLK3 isoform X1 — translation MCLDISEIRTTLFKNQNRCLLIFSEANRGLVRLTDGCSFICIIELLVMVLETYLDSKSQLTAPLAVPTKVVGGFVHSWSNVLFQKNGQTSFGNSLSSIARMAQLNVGFISGDRNLPMLSDTTNSGLSAGTSSLITDADSALSRVTHLQQNTNTKMESFINFPSMTVALSSNDLSISGSSLMDGSSTAKHTSHKDQSCQQVCKRQQQRRGFTAASQSISQTCHSFRIADTKQVPCVPTEMHKKSRFDLKQDDFLHQQIVQLLLQRPDSLQLQTYNPQLRTLIQQNKLRNQQQILPSIPRSEGFYMQQQQQLLQKQEEMWHHMHHASPVKNPYDGSVCAGRFMQYMYHLRHRPPDNSILYWRKFVAEYYAPCAKKRWCLSLCDNVAHHALGVFRQVARDAWHCDICGSKSGRGLEAIFEALPMLNKINFESGVVDELLFLDMPHEYRLPSGLMILECGKAVQKSVYEQLHVVWEGQLRIIFTHELKILSWEFCVWRTEELLSRRLVEPEVNQLVQVARKCLSITNETGSGRVSQQDLQADCKMFLKAGCQLARNLELQLVGDLGFSKKYVRCLQISQVVDSMKDLMIFSCENNVGPIESLKNYAREVPNIKIKAKQMQGKTKLASSKDESTDGSKLMAAPPGIGRFMEGASQMANNGLLTDSERAALAVTTCYPKLLVHNSLNSTAGMMKEESSQYFECLNNGASALPCIGSRIGVNGLSRFDSSFGSQNMEQHVIQRLVQEMMNNSDRNSVQNKKRCWKVPCVSDQSNIGDLPTSSRGADAVGSGGLGFGDTIVSAATPTTALPKVMRRIDGLKAASNCKTPGTMLANCSFIKREPCSSERSSSD, via the exons ATGTGTTTGGATATTTCAGAGATAAGAACCACATTGTTTAAGAATCAAAACAGGTGTTTACTTATTTTCTCGGAAGCGAACAGAGGTTTGGTTCGATTGACGGACGGGTGCTCCTTCATTTGTATTATT gagttattagtgatggttctggAGACCTACTTAGATTCAAAGAGCCAATTGACTGCACCCCTTGCAGTGCCAACTAAGGTGGTTGGAGGTTTTGTCCACTCCTGGTCAAACGTCTTGTTTCAAAAAAATGGACAGACGTCATTTGGGAATTCTTTGAGTTCTATTGCTAGAATGGCGCAGTTGAATGTGGGCTTCATTTCTGGGGATAGGAACCTTCCTATGTTGAGTGACACAACCAACTCTGGGCTAAGTGCTGGGACTAGTTCTTTGATCACAGATGCCGATTCAGCACTTTCACGGGTCACCCATTTGCAACAAAACACCAATACCAAGATGGAGTCTTTCATAAACTTCCCCTCTATGACTGTAGCACTCTCATCTAATGATTTAAGTATTTCAGGCTCTTCACTTATGGATGGTTCCTCCACAGCAAAGCATACCTCCCATAAAGATCAAAGTTGCCAACAAGTGTGTAAAAGGCAGCAGCAGCGGAGGGGTTTCACTGCTGCATCTCAATCAATATCACAAACCTGTCATTCTTTCCGTATAGCTGACACAAAACAGGTGCCTTGTGTGCCAACTGAGATGCATAAGAAATCAAGATTCGATTTGAAGCAAGATGACTTTTTGCACCAGCAGATTGTTCAACTACTGTTGCAGAGACCTGATTCTTTGCAATTGCAAACATATAATCCTCAATTACGTACATTAATTCAGCAGAATAAATTAAGGAATCAGCAACAGATTCTGCCATCAATTCCACGATCAGAGGGCTTCTAcatgcagcagcagcagcagctgctACAGAAGCAAGAAGAGATGTGGCACCACATGCATCATGCATCTCCAGTCAAGAACCCCTATGATGGTAGTGTTTGTGCTGGTCGGTTTATGCAGTATATGTATCATCTGAGGCATCGACCACCT GATAATAGTATTCTCTACTGGAGGAAATTTGTGGCAGAGTATTATGCTCCTTGTGCTAAGAAAAGGTGGTGTTTGTCTCTATGTGATAATGTTGCGCATCATGCCCTTGGTGTTTTTCGGCAGGTGGCCAGG gaTGCATGGCATTGTGACATATGTGGTTCTAAATCAGGAAGGGGATTAG AGGCAATTTTTGAAGCACTTCCTatgcttaataaaataaattttgagagTGGTGTGGTTGACGAACTTTTATTTCTTGACATGCCACATGAATATAGACTTCCTTCTGGATTAATGATATTGGAATGTGGAAAAGCAGTTCAAAAGAGTGTCTATGAACAGCTTCATGTTGTTTGGGAGGGTCAACTTCGTATTATTTTCACTCATGAATTGAAG ATACTGTCTTGGGAATTTTGTGTGTGGCGTACTGAAGAACTTTTATCTCGTAGATTGGTTGAACCTGAG GTTAATCAGTTGGTTCAGGTTGCAAGGAAATGTCTGAGCATCACTAATGAAACTGGATCTGGTCGGGTTTCACAGCAAGATTTACAAGCAGATTGCAAAAT GTTCCTGAAAGCTGGGTGTCAGCTTGCTAGAAATTTGGAGTTACAGTTGGTGGGTGATTTGGGGTTCTCCAAAAAGTATGTCCGGTGCTTGCAG ATATCACAGGTTGTCGACAGTATGAAAGACCTGATGATTTTCAGCTGTGAAAACAATGTTGGACCAATTG AAAGCTTGAAGAATTATGCTCGAGAAGTTCCCAATATCAAAATCAAGGCAAAACAAATGCAGGGAAAAACAAAGCTGGCAAGCAGTAAAGATGAGTCAACTGATGGAAGCAAGTTGATGGCCGCCCCGCCTGGCATTGGCAGATTTATGGAAGGTGCTTCCCAAATGGCTAACAATGGACTTTTGACTGACTCAGAACGGGCAGCATTGGCAGTGACCACTTGTTACCCAAAGCTGCTGGTACATAATTCTCTAAATTCAACTGCAGGCATGATGAAAGAGGAGTCTTCCCAGTACTTTGAGTGCCTCAACAATGGTGCATCTGCTTTGCCTTGTATAGGCTCAAGAATTGGAGTTAATGGCTTGTCAAGGTTTGATTCTTCCTTTGGTAGCCAGAATATGGAGCAGCACGTAATCCAAAGACTAGTGCAGGAAATGATGAATAACAGTGACAGAAATAGCGTGCAGAATAAAAAAAGGTGCTGGAAAGTTCCCTGTGTGTCTGACCAAAGTAACATTGGGGACTTGCCAACCAGCTCCAGAGGAGCAGATGCAGTTGGGTCTGGTGGGCTAGGTTTTGGAGACACCATTGTATCTGCTGCTACTCCAACGACTGCACTGCCTAAGGTGATGAGAAGGATTGATGGCTTAAAGGCTGCCTCCAACTGCAAAACTCCTGGGACGATGCTTGCCAATTGTTCCTTCATCAAGAGAGAACCATGTTCATCAGAAAGAAGTTCATCTGACTGA
- the LOC131164248 gene encoding probable transcriptional regulator SLK2 isoform X5 — translation MPPPKSFPSLAPLRGSSLMDGSSTAKHTSHKDQSCQQVCKRQQQRRGFTAASQSISQTCHSFRIADTKQVPCVPTEMHKKSRFDLKQDDFLHQQIVQLLLQRPDSLQLQTYNPQLRTLIQQNKLRNQQQILPSIPRSEGFYMQQQQQLLQKQEEMWHHMHHASPVKNPYDGSVCAGRFMQYMYHLRHRPPDNSILYWRKFVAEYYAPCAKKRWCLSLCDNVAHHALGVFRQVARDAWHCDICGSKSGRGLEAIFEALPMLNKINFESGVVDELLFLDMPHEYRLPSGLMILECGKAVQKSVYEQLHVVWEGQLRIIFTHELKILSWEFCVWRTEELLSRRLVEPEVNQLVQVARKCLSITNETGSGRVSQQDLQADCKMFLKAGCQLARNLELQLVGDLGFSKKYVRCLQISQVVDSMKDLMIFSCENNVGPIESLKNYAREVPNIKIKAKQMQGKTKLASSKDESTDGSKLMAAPPGIGRFMEGASQMANNGLLTDSERAALAVTTCYPKLLVHNSLNSTAGMMKEESSQYFECLNNGASALPCIGSRIGVNGLSRFDSSFGSQNMEQHVIQRLVQEMMNNSDRNSVQNKKRCWKVPCVSDQSNIGDLPTSSRGADAVGSGGLGFGDTIVSAATPTTALPKVMRRIDGLKAASNCKTPGTMLANCSFIKREPCSSERSSSD, via the exons ATGCCTCCACCGAAAAGCTTCCCCTCTCTAGCTCCTCTTCGAG GCTCTTCACTTATGGATGGTTCCTCCACAGCAAAGCATACCTCCCATAAAGATCAAAGTTGCCAACAAGTGTGTAAAAGGCAGCAGCAGCGGAGGGGTTTCACTGCTGCATCTCAATCAATATCACAAACCTGTCATTCTTTCCGTATAGCTGACACAAAACAGGTGCCTTGTGTGCCAACTGAGATGCATAAGAAATCAAGATTCGATTTGAAGCAAGATGACTTTTTGCACCAGCAGATTGTTCAACTACTGTTGCAGAGACCTGATTCTTTGCAATTGCAAACATATAATCCTCAATTACGTACATTAATTCAGCAGAATAAATTAAGGAATCAGCAACAGATTCTGCCATCAATTCCACGATCAGAGGGCTTCTAcatgcagcagcagcagcagctgctACAGAAGCAAGAAGAGATGTGGCACCACATGCATCATGCATCTCCAGTCAAGAACCCCTATGATGGTAGTGTTTGTGCTGGTCGGTTTATGCAGTATATGTATCATCTGAGGCATCGACCACCT GATAATAGTATTCTCTACTGGAGGAAATTTGTGGCAGAGTATTATGCTCCTTGTGCTAAGAAAAGGTGGTGTTTGTCTCTATGTGATAATGTTGCGCATCATGCCCTTGGTGTTTTTCGGCAGGTGGCCAGG gaTGCATGGCATTGTGACATATGTGGTTCTAAATCAGGAAGGGGATTAG AGGCAATTTTTGAAGCACTTCCTatgcttaataaaataaattttgagagTGGTGTGGTTGACGAACTTTTATTTCTTGACATGCCACATGAATATAGACTTCCTTCTGGATTAATGATATTGGAATGTGGAAAAGCAGTTCAAAAGAGTGTCTATGAACAGCTTCATGTTGTTTGGGAGGGTCAACTTCGTATTATTTTCACTCATGAATTGAAG ATACTGTCTTGGGAATTTTGTGTGTGGCGTACTGAAGAACTTTTATCTCGTAGATTGGTTGAACCTGAG GTTAATCAGTTGGTTCAGGTTGCAAGGAAATGTCTGAGCATCACTAATGAAACTGGATCTGGTCGGGTTTCACAGCAAGATTTACAAGCAGATTGCAAAAT GTTCCTGAAAGCTGGGTGTCAGCTTGCTAGAAATTTGGAGTTACAGTTGGTGGGTGATTTGGGGTTCTCCAAAAAGTATGTCCGGTGCTTGCAG ATATCACAGGTTGTCGACAGTATGAAAGACCTGATGATTTTCAGCTGTGAAAACAATGTTGGACCAATTG AAAGCTTGAAGAATTATGCTCGAGAAGTTCCCAATATCAAAATCAAGGCAAAACAAATGCAGGGAAAAACAAAGCTGGCAAGCAGTAAAGATGAGTCAACTGATGGAAGCAAGTTGATGGCCGCCCCGCCTGGCATTGGCAGATTTATGGAAGGTGCTTCCCAAATGGCTAACAATGGACTTTTGACTGACTCAGAACGGGCAGCATTGGCAGTGACCACTTGTTACCCAAAGCTGCTGGTACATAATTCTCTAAATTCAACTGCAGGCATGATGAAAGAGGAGTCTTCCCAGTACTTTGAGTGCCTCAACAATGGTGCATCTGCTTTGCCTTGTATAGGCTCAAGAATTGGAGTTAATGGCTTGTCAAGGTTTGATTCTTCCTTTGGTAGCCAGAATATGGAGCAGCACGTAATCCAAAGACTAGTGCAGGAAATGATGAATAACAGTGACAGAAATAGCGTGCAGAATAAAAAAAGGTGCTGGAAAGTTCCCTGTGTGTCTGACCAAAGTAACATTGGGGACTTGCCAACCAGCTCCAGAGGAGCAGATGCAGTTGGGTCTGGTGGGCTAGGTTTTGGAGACACCATTGTATCTGCTGCTACTCCAACGACTGCACTGCCTAAGGTGATGAGAAGGATTGATGGCTTAAAGGCTGCCTCCAACTGCAAAACTCCTGGGACGATGCTTGCCAATTGTTCCTTCATCAAGAGAGAACCATGTTCATCAGAAAGAAGTTCATCTGACTGA
- the LOC131164248 gene encoding probable transcriptional regulator SLK3 isoform X2: MPPPKSFPSLAPLRVQELLVMVLETYLDSKSQLTAPLAVPTKVVGGFVHSWSNVLFQKNGQTSFGNSLSSIARMAQLNVGFISGDRNLPMLSDTTNSGLSAGTSSLITDADSALSRVTHLQQNTNTKMESFINFPSMTVALSSNDLSISGSSLMDGSSTAKHTSHKDQSCQQVCKRQQQRRGFTAASQSISQTCHSFRIADTKQVPCVPTEMHKKSRFDLKQDDFLHQQIVQLLLQRPDSLQLQTYNPQLRTLIQQNKLRNQQQILPSIPRSEGFYMQQQQQLLQKQEEMWHHMHHASPVKNPYDGSVCAGRFMQYMYHLRHRPPDNSILYWRKFVAEYYAPCAKKRWCLSLCDNVAHHALGVFRQVARDAWHCDICGSKSGRGLEAIFEALPMLNKINFESGVVDELLFLDMPHEYRLPSGLMILECGKAVQKSVYEQLHVVWEGQLRIIFTHELKILSWEFCVWRTEELLSRRLVEPEVNQLVQVARKCLSITNETGSGRVSQQDLQADCKMFLKAGCQLARNLELQLVGDLGFSKKYVRCLQISQVVDSMKDLMIFSCENNVGPIESLKNYAREVPNIKIKAKQMQGKTKLASSKDESTDGSKLMAAPPGIGRFMEGASQMANNGLLTDSERAALAVTTCYPKLLVHNSLNSTAGMMKEESSQYFECLNNGASALPCIGSRIGVNGLSRFDSSFGSQNMEQHVIQRLVQEMMNNSDRNSVQNKKRCWKVPCVSDQSNIGDLPTSSRGADAVGSGGLGFGDTIVSAATPTTALPKVMRRIDGLKAASNCKTPGTMLANCSFIKREPCSSERSSSD; encoded by the exons ATGCCTCCACCGAAAAGCTTCCCCTCTCTAGCTCCTCTTCGAG TGCAGgagttattagtgatggttctggAGACCTACTTAGATTCAAAGAGCCAATTGACTGCACCCCTTGCAGTGCCAACTAAGGTGGTTGGAGGTTTTGTCCACTCCTGGTCAAACGTCTTGTTTCAAAAAAATGGACAGACGTCATTTGGGAATTCTTTGAGTTCTATTGCTAGAATGGCGCAGTTGAATGTGGGCTTCATTTCTGGGGATAGGAACCTTCCTATGTTGAGTGACACAACCAACTCTGGGCTAAGTGCTGGGACTAGTTCTTTGATCACAGATGCCGATTCAGCACTTTCACGGGTCACCCATTTGCAACAAAACACCAATACCAAGATGGAGTCTTTCATAAACTTCCCCTCTATGACTGTAGCACTCTCATCTAATGATTTAAGTATTTCAGGCTCTTCACTTATGGATGGTTCCTCCACAGCAAAGCATACCTCCCATAAAGATCAAAGTTGCCAACAAGTGTGTAAAAGGCAGCAGCAGCGGAGGGGTTTCACTGCTGCATCTCAATCAATATCACAAACCTGTCATTCTTTCCGTATAGCTGACACAAAACAGGTGCCTTGTGTGCCAACTGAGATGCATAAGAAATCAAGATTCGATTTGAAGCAAGATGACTTTTTGCACCAGCAGATTGTTCAACTACTGTTGCAGAGACCTGATTCTTTGCAATTGCAAACATATAATCCTCAATTACGTACATTAATTCAGCAGAATAAATTAAGGAATCAGCAACAGATTCTGCCATCAATTCCACGATCAGAGGGCTTCTAcatgcagcagcagcagcagctgctACAGAAGCAAGAAGAGATGTGGCACCACATGCATCATGCATCTCCAGTCAAGAACCCCTATGATGGTAGTGTTTGTGCTGGTCGGTTTATGCAGTATATGTATCATCTGAGGCATCGACCACCT GATAATAGTATTCTCTACTGGAGGAAATTTGTGGCAGAGTATTATGCTCCTTGTGCTAAGAAAAGGTGGTGTTTGTCTCTATGTGATAATGTTGCGCATCATGCCCTTGGTGTTTTTCGGCAGGTGGCCAGG gaTGCATGGCATTGTGACATATGTGGTTCTAAATCAGGAAGGGGATTAG AGGCAATTTTTGAAGCACTTCCTatgcttaataaaataaattttgagagTGGTGTGGTTGACGAACTTTTATTTCTTGACATGCCACATGAATATAGACTTCCTTCTGGATTAATGATATTGGAATGTGGAAAAGCAGTTCAAAAGAGTGTCTATGAACAGCTTCATGTTGTTTGGGAGGGTCAACTTCGTATTATTTTCACTCATGAATTGAAG ATACTGTCTTGGGAATTTTGTGTGTGGCGTACTGAAGAACTTTTATCTCGTAGATTGGTTGAACCTGAG GTTAATCAGTTGGTTCAGGTTGCAAGGAAATGTCTGAGCATCACTAATGAAACTGGATCTGGTCGGGTTTCACAGCAAGATTTACAAGCAGATTGCAAAAT GTTCCTGAAAGCTGGGTGTCAGCTTGCTAGAAATTTGGAGTTACAGTTGGTGGGTGATTTGGGGTTCTCCAAAAAGTATGTCCGGTGCTTGCAG ATATCACAGGTTGTCGACAGTATGAAAGACCTGATGATTTTCAGCTGTGAAAACAATGTTGGACCAATTG AAAGCTTGAAGAATTATGCTCGAGAAGTTCCCAATATCAAAATCAAGGCAAAACAAATGCAGGGAAAAACAAAGCTGGCAAGCAGTAAAGATGAGTCAACTGATGGAAGCAAGTTGATGGCCGCCCCGCCTGGCATTGGCAGATTTATGGAAGGTGCTTCCCAAATGGCTAACAATGGACTTTTGACTGACTCAGAACGGGCAGCATTGGCAGTGACCACTTGTTACCCAAAGCTGCTGGTACATAATTCTCTAAATTCAACTGCAGGCATGATGAAAGAGGAGTCTTCCCAGTACTTTGAGTGCCTCAACAATGGTGCATCTGCTTTGCCTTGTATAGGCTCAAGAATTGGAGTTAATGGCTTGTCAAGGTTTGATTCTTCCTTTGGTAGCCAGAATATGGAGCAGCACGTAATCCAAAGACTAGTGCAGGAAATGATGAATAACAGTGACAGAAATAGCGTGCAGAATAAAAAAAGGTGCTGGAAAGTTCCCTGTGTGTCTGACCAAAGTAACATTGGGGACTTGCCAACCAGCTCCAGAGGAGCAGATGCAGTTGGGTCTGGTGGGCTAGGTTTTGGAGACACCATTGTATCTGCTGCTACTCCAACGACTGCACTGCCTAAGGTGATGAGAAGGATTGATGGCTTAAAGGCTGCCTCCAACTGCAAAACTCCTGGGACGATGCTTGCCAATTGTTCCTTCATCAAGAGAGAACCATGTTCATCAGAAAGAAGTTCATCTGACTGA
- the LOC131164248 gene encoding probable transcriptional regulator SLK2 isoform X6 — protein MPPPKSFPSLAPLRAKHTSHKDQSCQQVCKRQQQRRGFTAASQSISQTCHSFRIADTKQVPCVPTEMHKKSRFDLKQDDFLHQQIVQLLLQRPDSLQLQTYNPQLRTLIQQNKLRNQQQILPSIPRSEGFYMQQQQQLLQKQEEMWHHMHHASPVKNPYDGSVCAGRFMQYMYHLRHRPPDNSILYWRKFVAEYYAPCAKKRWCLSLCDNVAHHALGVFRQVARDAWHCDICGSKSGRGLEAIFEALPMLNKINFESGVVDELLFLDMPHEYRLPSGLMILECGKAVQKSVYEQLHVVWEGQLRIIFTHELKILSWEFCVWRTEELLSRRLVEPEVNQLVQVARKCLSITNETGSGRVSQQDLQADCKMFLKAGCQLARNLELQLVGDLGFSKKYVRCLQISQVVDSMKDLMIFSCENNVGPIESLKNYAREVPNIKIKAKQMQGKTKLASSKDESTDGSKLMAAPPGIGRFMEGASQMANNGLLTDSERAALAVTTCYPKLLVHNSLNSTAGMMKEESSQYFECLNNGASALPCIGSRIGVNGLSRFDSSFGSQNMEQHVIQRLVQEMMNNSDRNSVQNKKRCWKVPCVSDQSNIGDLPTSSRGADAVGSGGLGFGDTIVSAATPTTALPKVMRRIDGLKAASNCKTPGTMLANCSFIKREPCSSERSSSD, from the exons ATGCCTCCACCGAAAAGCTTCCCCTCTCTAGCTCCTCTTCGAG CAAAGCATACCTCCCATAAAGATCAAAGTTGCCAACAAGTGTGTAAAAGGCAGCAGCAGCGGAGGGGTTTCACTGCTGCATCTCAATCAATATCACAAACCTGTCATTCTTTCCGTATAGCTGACACAAAACAGGTGCCTTGTGTGCCAACTGAGATGCATAAGAAATCAAGATTCGATTTGAAGCAAGATGACTTTTTGCACCAGCAGATTGTTCAACTACTGTTGCAGAGACCTGATTCTTTGCAATTGCAAACATATAATCCTCAATTACGTACATTAATTCAGCAGAATAAATTAAGGAATCAGCAACAGATTCTGCCATCAATTCCACGATCAGAGGGCTTCTAcatgcagcagcagcagcagctgctACAGAAGCAAGAAGAGATGTGGCACCACATGCATCATGCATCTCCAGTCAAGAACCCCTATGATGGTAGTGTTTGTGCTGGTCGGTTTATGCAGTATATGTATCATCTGAGGCATCGACCACCT GATAATAGTATTCTCTACTGGAGGAAATTTGTGGCAGAGTATTATGCTCCTTGTGCTAAGAAAAGGTGGTGTTTGTCTCTATGTGATAATGTTGCGCATCATGCCCTTGGTGTTTTTCGGCAGGTGGCCAGG gaTGCATGGCATTGTGACATATGTGGTTCTAAATCAGGAAGGGGATTAG AGGCAATTTTTGAAGCACTTCCTatgcttaataaaataaattttgagagTGGTGTGGTTGACGAACTTTTATTTCTTGACATGCCACATGAATATAGACTTCCTTCTGGATTAATGATATTGGAATGTGGAAAAGCAGTTCAAAAGAGTGTCTATGAACAGCTTCATGTTGTTTGGGAGGGTCAACTTCGTATTATTTTCACTCATGAATTGAAG ATACTGTCTTGGGAATTTTGTGTGTGGCGTACTGAAGAACTTTTATCTCGTAGATTGGTTGAACCTGAG GTTAATCAGTTGGTTCAGGTTGCAAGGAAATGTCTGAGCATCACTAATGAAACTGGATCTGGTCGGGTTTCACAGCAAGATTTACAAGCAGATTGCAAAAT GTTCCTGAAAGCTGGGTGTCAGCTTGCTAGAAATTTGGAGTTACAGTTGGTGGGTGATTTGGGGTTCTCCAAAAAGTATGTCCGGTGCTTGCAG ATATCACAGGTTGTCGACAGTATGAAAGACCTGATGATTTTCAGCTGTGAAAACAATGTTGGACCAATTG AAAGCTTGAAGAATTATGCTCGAGAAGTTCCCAATATCAAAATCAAGGCAAAACAAATGCAGGGAAAAACAAAGCTGGCAAGCAGTAAAGATGAGTCAACTGATGGAAGCAAGTTGATGGCCGCCCCGCCTGGCATTGGCAGATTTATGGAAGGTGCTTCCCAAATGGCTAACAATGGACTTTTGACTGACTCAGAACGGGCAGCATTGGCAGTGACCACTTGTTACCCAAAGCTGCTGGTACATAATTCTCTAAATTCAACTGCAGGCATGATGAAAGAGGAGTCTTCCCAGTACTTTGAGTGCCTCAACAATGGTGCATCTGCTTTGCCTTGTATAGGCTCAAGAATTGGAGTTAATGGCTTGTCAAGGTTTGATTCTTCCTTTGGTAGCCAGAATATGGAGCAGCACGTAATCCAAAGACTAGTGCAGGAAATGATGAATAACAGTGACAGAAATAGCGTGCAGAATAAAAAAAGGTGCTGGAAAGTTCCCTGTGTGTCTGACCAAAGTAACATTGGGGACTTGCCAACCAGCTCCAGAGGAGCAGATGCAGTTGGGTCTGGTGGGCTAGGTTTTGGAGACACCATTGTATCTGCTGCTACTCCAACGACTGCACTGCCTAAGGTGATGAGAAGGATTGATGGCTTAAAGGCTGCCTCCAACTGCAAAACTCCTGGGACGATGCTTGCCAATTGTTCCTTCATCAAGAGAGAACCATGTTCATCAGAAAGAAGTTCATCTGACTGA